Proteins encoded within one genomic window of Anopheles gambiae chromosome 3, idAnoGambNW_F1_1, whole genome shotgun sequence:
- the LOC1277512 gene encoding fatty acid synthase, which yields MHPSTSSTSSATTAAAAAPGTKCTPITADDSIVISGIAGKYPRSDSVEHFADNLYNKVDLVDDKEDRWRHLYAGIPKRLGKLNKLGKFDAEFFGSGFQETHTMDPQQRLLLEHCYEALLDAGLHPDDIRGTRTGVFVGVSIAETEIYWTYKKTKSPYNRSILGFVRSMLATKIAYALDLKGPSMAVDTACSSSMYALDWACKAIRQGQCDAAIVAGTNLTLHPYITLQFALLGVLAADGYCRPFDKNASGYSRSEANAVILLQKAKDAKRIYAHVVNTKTNCDGYKLEGITFPSNKIQKQLLDELYSEVPYDPKDISYVEAHSTGTVVGDPEECDAIEKVFCPDRTEPLLVGSVKSNIGHSEAAAGICSVTKCVIAMQNRIIPPNINYTEPRTDVPSLLNGKLKVVDQCTPLGGPLVAVNSFGFGGANAHALLHNCTKQKINGGYPKDGLPRLVVWSGRTIEAVDHFLDSLKGKSYDAEFYALTHNIQRSEIPKMTTKGYAIFGGRQDGTAELLYKAASNKIPKKYKLPPVTLAFGQLEGNWKATVQAFNQFPEFANGIAECLQAIKDCGFDAFDQTMQANDPIQHILWTFMAQVGVYRLLTASGVTIDQYAGYAVGQITCAYLDGVLSLHDALRVAYAHGYIIRAHHTEKSANYGSGVSSNKQLTVKLATALKPLRLQAATPKWFNPCQLKTFEMYDPKVMTTLFHTLGANEAIVLQPLNASKDVLMHFLKSLGEVFLKGHPVNLLPVYPTIQFPVSQGTGMISSLLEWDHSADWHVTNFRTTRMVDQSTSEYTISLSEQDYISGHCIDGRILIPATGYLFYVWDSFSGRMGIIPEEMPVEFSDIEFLRATTLVGDQQVTLTVDLNEVTGSFEVSEGTALVVKGRIQALTNYTPPETKHRQSDAVMMPSKDFYKELRLRGYHYGGYFKSVMESRTDGSYAKIEWKYNWTALLDCILQVAIIAVDSRSLVIPTRIESIKIDPIQHKLTDQATGNEVPSYNVCFDPDLNLLQCGAIEIRGLNASTIARRLPPGVPVLESYKFHPYYPQHTMAPSSAVSTIVQTILENQATIFFTVTEIHSKTKDPIISLFGDAIGDLPLVKAHLTLLSTAKPEPIPNVTISEDKLMKQRNVLLLICENLFADDEFISDAINCLSDQGFILLRESPEYRLQDGHRRLQLVSTMSIEGETFLLLQQKKSAMNTSVDAHVIKVCSNDTTHNWLLELKQEVKTKPVILYAQNDRSSGIIGLVNCIRKEPNIQTVSCFFIDDPTAPAFDASNPFYKEQIELGLAINVYREGQWGSYRHFKLQEEPRYEPATKHCFANCVKPGDLSSFTWMVGPLSEQPPSSPLARVVYSSLNFKDVMIATGRLTVETFCTDRLQQECILGFEYSGVTTTGKRVMGIIGAGSMATIVETDPIFTLDVPDNISLEQAATIPTVYTTVYASFFVCAQIRKGNSILIHAGTGGVGLAAIRVCLAYGLEVFTTVSTKEKRDFLLSYFPDLNPNNIGNSRDISFETLIKERTNGRGVDFVLNSLSEEKLQASIRCLARGGHFLEIGKYDMMKDSKIAMTFFQRGITFTAVLVDLLFQEKRDLLVELHKLIMKDLAKGIIQPLPTTVFQAHEIEQAFRYLATAKHIGKVVLKIRDNEDDLASVPISYLPRVYCNPEQTFVIAGGLGGFGLELADWLIIRGCRKLLLSSSRGITKPYQQYRINTWRTYGVQVTVSTEDISTYDGCRRLLQQAIQMGPIAGIFNLAVQLRDAIIENQSVDKFAECLAPKATATHHLDALSRELCPMLKHFVVFSSVSCGRGNAGQSNYGMANSIMERIIEHRVVHGLPGKAIQWGAIGEVGIVADMQEDKIDMEIGGTLQQRLSSCIQVLDQLLTTSEPIVASMVVAEKRSSSGGAKNIVEAVMNIMNIRDMKSVSVESTLADIGMDSLMAVEIRQVLERDFDIILTPQDLRTLTFSKLQKLADAKTESETAEATTQQLQLQDLLASFGDETASHHTVLRLPSKCNDLEYDRPVLIIPGIESVSSPAWTKIASEINAPTFVLQTFAKGSDEQTIPGIVDSVFEEMFETVFAKAEQFLVIGYSFGALLALEVVKRLEARPLRGKLMLIDGSPLYLQRFASHHLSGFDDEHLQMAILTLVLRFSLPSVSNEILSSIMGEATYENRVTKMLDIGRESNPFSEEYTRKMMRVLLFRLKAAMNMSTEVKEKLASPLVLVRSGTIGDIEEDYGLTEFTSSSMIVKIIDGTHQTMLANMELLEIINKDTL from the exons ATGCATCCAAGCACCTCTTCTACGTCGTCTGCAActacagcagctgcagcagctcctGGCACGAAATGTACTCCCATCACTGCGGACGATTCGATCGTGATCAGTGGCATTGCGGGGAAGTATCCGCGCTCGGACAGTGTGGAACATTTTGCCGACAATCTGTACAATAAG GTGGATCTGGTGGACGATAAGGAAGATCGCTGGCGACATCTGTACGCGGGTATTCCGAAGCGTCTCGGCAAGCTGAACAAGCTCGGCAAGTTCGATGCGGAGTTCTTCGGCAGTGGCTTCCAGGAAACGCACACGATGGATCCGCAGCAGCGTTTGCTGCTTGAGCACTGCTACGAGGCGCTGCTCGATGCGGGCCTTCATCCGGACGATATACGCGGTACGCGCACGGGCGTGTTTGTCGGCGTGTCGATTGCGGAGACGGAGATCTACTGGACGTACAAGAAGACGAAGTCGCCGTACAACCGATCCATACTGGG ATTTGTCCGAAGCATGCTAGCGACGAAGATTGCATACGCCTTGGATCTGAAGGGACCCTCGATGGCGGTCGATACGGCGTGCAGCAGCTCCATGTACGCTCTCGATTGGGCCTGCAAAGCCATCCGTCAAGGGCAGTGTGATGCCGCCATTGTTGCCGGAACCAATCTGACACTGCATCCGTACATTACGCTTCAGTTCGCACTGCTCGGCGTACTGGCTGCCGATGGGTACTGTCGACCGTTCGATAAGAATGCGTCCGGATATTCCCGTTCGGAGGCCAACGCAGTAATCTTACTCCAGAAGGCGAAGGATGCAAAGCGTATCTACGCTCACGTGGTCAATACGAAAACCAACTGCGATGGGTACAAGCTCGAGGGCATCACTTTCCCATCGAACAAGATCCAGAAGCAGCTGCTCGATGAGCTCTACTCCGAGGTGCCCTATGACCCGAAAGACATCAGCTACGTGGAAGCGCACAGCACCGGCACCGTAGTTGGTGATCCGGAAGAGTGTGACGCTATCGAGAAGGTGTTCTGTCCGGACCGAACCGAACCACTGCTGGTCGGTTCGGTCAAGTCGAACATTGGCCATTCGGAGGCGGCTGCCGGGATCTGCTCCGTCACAAAGTGTGTCATTGCGATGCAGAACCGTATCATTCCGCCGAACATTAACTACACCGAGCCCCGTACCGATGTGCCCTCGCTGCTGAACGGAAAGCTGAAGGTGGTAGACCAATGCACTCCGCTTGGAGGACCGCTGGTTGCGGTCAATTCGTTCGGCTTCGGAGGAGCAAACGCTCATGCACTGCTGCACAACTGCACCAAGCAAAAGATCAACGGTGGCTACCCAAAGGATGGGTTGCCCAGGCTGGTGGTTTGGAGCGGACGTACGATCGAAGCGGTCGATCATTTTCTCGACAGTTTGAAGGGAAAAAGCTACGATGCTGAGTTTTACGCACTGACGCATAACATTCAGCGCAGCGAAATACCGAAAATGACCACCAAAGGGTACGCGATTTTCGGTGGCCGTCAGGACGGGACTGCTGAGCTGCTGTACAAAGCGGCATCGAACAAGATCCCGAAGAAGTACAAGTTGCCTCCGGTAACGCTTGCATTCGGACAGCTAGAAGGCAACTGGAAGGCAACCGTACAGGCATTCAATCAGTTCCCGGAGTTTGCCAACGGTATCGCGGAATGTCTGCAAGCCATCAAGGACTGTGGATTCGATGCGTTCGATCAGACGATGCAAGCGAACGATCCCATTCAGCACATCCTGTGGACGTTCATGGCCCAGGTAGGAGTGTACCGCTTGTTGACTGCGTCTGGTGTAACGATCGATCAGTACGCTGGCTACGCTGTGGGACAGATCACGTGCGCTTATCTGGAtggagtgctctcgctgcacGATGCATTGCGTGTGGCTTACGCCCACGGATATATCATTCGTGCGCATCATACTGAAAAGAGCGCCAATTATGGTAGCGGTGTTTCGTCCAACAAACAGCTTACCGTGAAACTGGCGACAGCGCTGAAGCCTCTGCGCCTGCAAGCCGCCACACCCAAGTGGTTCAACCCATGTCAGCTGAAAACGTTCGAAATGTATGATCCGAAGGTGATGACGACACTGTTCCATACGCTAGGAGCGAATGAAGCTATTGTGTTGCAGCCGTTGAACGCGTCAAAAGATGTCCTCATGCACTTCCTCAAATCCCTTGGCGA AGTGTTCCTTAAAGGTCATCCAGTCAATCTGCTGCCGGTCTACCCGACGATCCAGTTTCCTGTCTCGCAGGGCACAGGCATGATCTCGTCACTGCTCGAGTGGGACCATTCGGCCGATTGGCACGTCACCAACTTCCGCACGACTCGTATGGTCGATCAAAGCACCTCCGAGTACACGATTTCCCTGTCCGAGCAGGACTACATCAGCGGGCACTGCATCGATGGGCGAATCCTTATACCGGCCACGGGATATCTGTTCTACGTGTGGGATTCCTTCTCCGGCAGGATGGGCATCATACCCGAGGAGATGCCGGTCGAGTTTTCGGACATCGAGTTTCTGCGTGCGACGACCCTGGTCGGAGATCAGCAGGTGACGCTCACCGTGGATCTGAACGAAGTGACCGGTAGCTTCGAGGTCAGCGAAGGAACGGCTCTCGTGGTGAAGGGACGCATTCAGGCGCTTACTAACTACACGCCACCGGAGACTAAGCACAGGCAGAGCGATGCTGTAATGATGCCTTCGAAAGATTTCTACAAGGAGCTGCGACTGCGTGGCTACCACTATGGTGGATACTTCAAGTCTGTCATGGAGTCGCGTACCGATGGATCGTACGCCAAAATCGAATGGAAGTACAACTGGACCGCACTGCTCGATTGCATTCTGCAGGTGGCGATCATAGCCGTGGACTCACGATCGCTTGTAATACCTACACGCATTGAGTCGATCAAAATTGATCCCATTCAGCATAAGCTAACGGATCAAGCAACGGGCAATGAGGTCCCCAGCTACAATGTGTGTTTCGATCCCGACCTTAACCTGCTGCAGTGTGGAGCGATAGAGATTCGTGGCCTTAATGCCAGTACCATCGCTAGACGCCTGCCACCCGGTGTTCCTGTGCTTGAGAGCTACAAGTTCCATCCCTACTATCCGCAGCACACGATGGCACCATCGTCGGCTGTTTCCACGATTGTACAGACAATTCTCGAGAACCAGGCCACAATCTTCTTCACTGTTACGGAGATTCACTCCAAAACTAAGGATCCGATCATTTCCCTCTTTGGAGATGCTATCGGTGACCTGCCGTTGGTGAAGGCACACCTTACACTGCTCTCCACTGCAAAGCCTGAGCCTATTCCTAATGTCACGATCTCCGAGGATAAGCTCATGAAGCAAAGAAATGTGCTCCTGCTCATCTGTGAGAACCTCTTCGCTGATGATGAGTTCATCTCTGACGCTATCAACTGTCTTTCCGATCAAGGCTTCATACTGCTGCGCGAGTCTCCAGAATACCGTCTTCAAGACGGCCATCGACGACTTCAACTTGTGAGTACAATGTCGATCGAAGGTGAGactttcctgctgctgcagcaaaagAAGTCCGCCATGAACACTTCAGTCGATGCACACGTCATCAAGGTATGCTCCAATGATACCACACACAATTGGCTGCTGGAGTTGAAGCAGGAAGTCAAGACCAAGCCAGTTATTCTCTACGCTCAGAATGATCGTTCCTCAGGCATCATTGGACTGGTGAACTGCATTCGAAAAGAGCCCAACATTCAAACCGTTTCCTGTTTCTTCATTGATGATCCCACCGCTCCTGCGTTCGATGCTTCCAACCCGTTCTACAAAGAACAGATTGAGCTCGGACTTGCGATCAACGTTTATCGCGAAGGTCAATGGGGATCTTATCGCCATTTCAAGCTGCAGGAAGAGCCGCGTTACGAGCCCGCTACCAAACATTGTTTTGCCAATTGTGTCAAGCCTGGTGATCTTTCCTCGTTCACATGGATGGTTGGTCCACTGAGCGAGCAGCCGCCCTCTAGTCCGCTGGCCAGAGTTGTGTACAGCTCACTGAACTTCAAAGACGTTATGATTGCTACCGGCAGGCTTACGGTTGAAACATTCTGCACTGATCGACTGCAACAAGAGTGCATTCTTGGGTTTGAGTATTCTGGAGTCACCACCACCGGTAAACGTGTCATGGGAATTATTGGAGCCGGATCAATGGCCACGATCGTCGAAACCGATCCCATCTTTACCTTGGACGTTCCCGATAACATCTCGTTGGAGCAAGCGGCCACTATTCCCACGGTGTACACTACTGTGTACGCCTCTTTCTTCGTTTGTGCACAAATTCGCAAGGGAAACTCTATTCTCATACACGCTGGTACGGGAGGTGTTGGTTTGGCCGCTATCCGTGTTTGTCTAGCTTACGGACTGGAGGTCTTCACTACCGTCAGTACCAAGGAGAAGCGTGACTTCCTGTTGAGCTACTTCCCCGACCTTAACCCCAACAATATCGGAAACTCCAGAGACATCTCCTTCGAAACGCTCATCAAAGAGCGTACCAATGGACGCGGTGTCGACTTTGTCCTCAACTCTTTGTCCGAGGAAAAGCTGCAAGCTTCTATCCGTTGTCTGGCCAGAGGAGGACACTTCCTCGAGATTGGAAAGTATGACATGATGAAGGACTCCAAGATAGCGATGACGTTCTTCCAGAGAGGAATCACTTTCACTGCTGTGCTGGTTGATCTACTGTTCCAAGAAAAACGCGATCTCTTGGTGGAGTTACACAAGCTCATCATGAAGGATCTGGCCAAGGGTATCATACAACCGCTACCTACTACCGTCTTCCAGGCTCATGAGATCGAGCAAGCATTCCGTTATCTTGCGACGGCCAAGCATATTGGAAAGGTTGTCCTGAAGATTCGGGATAACGAAGATGATCTTGCATCTGTTCCGATATCTTACCTCCCGCGAGTCTATTGTAATCCCGAGCAAACCTTCGTCATTGCTGGTGGTCTTGGTGGGTTCGGACTCGAGCTAGCCGATTGGCTTATCATTCGAGGCTGCCGTAAGCTTCTTCTTAGCTCCAGCAGAGGAATTACCAAACCCTACCAGCAGTACCGTATCAA CACATGGCGTACGTATGGAGTTCAAGTGACCGTCTCCACTGAGGACATTTCTACCTACGACGGCTGTCGTCGTCTTCTTCAACAAGCCATCCAAATGGGACCCATCGCTGGTATCTTCAACCTGGCCGTACAACTGCGGGATGCCATCATCGAAAACCAGTCCGTGGATAAGTTTGCCGAGTGTTTGGCCCCCAAAGCCACAGCTACACATCATCTCGACGCTCTCAGCCGGGAGCTCTGCCCCATGCTGAAGCATTTCGTCGTCTTCTCCAGCGTCTCATGTGGACGTGGAAATGCTGGCCAATCCAACTACGGCATGGCCAACTCCATCATGGAGCGAATCATTGAGCATCGTGTCGTTCATGGGCTGCCCGGAAAGGCCATCCAGTGGGGAGCCATCGGTGAGGTCGGTATCGTGGCTGACATGCAGGAAGACAAAATCGACATGGAAATCGGTGGAACGCTGCAGCAGCGCCTATCGTCCTGCATCCAGGTGCTGGATCAGCTGCTCACTACCTCCGAGCCCATTGTGGCCAGCATGGTCGTGGCCGAGAAGCGTAGCTCTAGCGGTGGTGCTAAAAACATCGTCGAGGCCGTCATGAACATCATGAACATTCGCGACATGAAGTCGGTCTCGGTTGAAAGCACGCTTGCTGACATCGGTATGGACTCGCTGATGGCCGTCGAAATCAGACAAGTTCTTGAGCGTGATTTCGACATCATCCTGACGCCTCAGGATCTCCGCACACTCACCTTCTCcaagctgcagaagctggCCGATGCAAAGACCGAGAGTGAGACTGCTGAGGCTACTACTCAACAGCTGCAGCTTCAAGACCTGCTAGCCAGCTTCGGTGATGAGACCGCAAGTCATCACACTGTCTTGCGATTGCCCTCCAAGTGTAACGATCTCGAGTACGATCGTCCAGTGCTGATCATACCGGGCATTGAAAGCGTTTCCAGTCCAGCCTGGACGAAGATCGCCTCCGAGATCAATGCTCCCACCTTCGTGCTGCAGACCTTTGCCAAGGGATCCGACGAGCAGACTATTCCCGGCATTGTCGACAGCGTATTCGAGGAGATGTTTGAGACGGTATTTGCCAAGGCGGAACAGTTCTTGGTCATTGGATATTCATTCGGCGCCCTGTTGGCGCTCGAGGTCGTGAAGCGTCTGGAGGCACGACCACTTCGCGGTAAGCTGATGCTCATCGATGGCTCGCCGCTTTACCTTCAGCGCTTCGCTAGCCATCATTTATCGGGCTTTGACGATGAGCACCTGCAAATGGCCATCCTCACGCTGGTGCTTCGCTTTTCATTGCCTTCTGTGTCGAACGAAATTCTAAGCAGCATTATGGGTGAAGCCACATACGAGAATCGTGTCACCAAAATGCTGGACATCGGCCGAGAGTCGAACCCGTTCTCGGAAGAATACACGCGCAAGATGATGCGAGTGCTGTTGTTCCGGCTGAAAGCGGCCATGAACATGAGCACGGAGGTGAAGGAGAAACTAGCATCTCCCCTGGTGCTGGTACGCTCCGGAACAATTGGTGACATCGAGGAAGACTACGGGCTGACCGAGTTTACCAGCTCGTCTATGATTGTCAAGATCATCGACGGTACGCATCAGACCATGCTCGCGAACATGGAGCTGCTTGAAATTATCAATAAGGACACTCTGTGA